gccaaaatgaCCATAGAAATACCGTATTGTTTCAGAATTATAACGCTAAATTTATGGTAAAcgcattaataccgaaaatttacggtatttcaaaaaccgcgaggggaacaaaaaaatattttgtaaaaattgtgatgctaaaattagccgacactcaacaagttttgatttttttttattatttaaattagaattaaaaaaattgcacgtgcaatttttaaaattttctacatgtttTCCTAAtgttttaaatatacattataATACTTacatgattaaataaaactgttacatttttgtatttgCCATTAGGCTTATTGCCTTggcatataaattaaataaaaaaaaaaaaataataaaaaaatcaaaaatttttgagtgtcggctaatttaattttcattaaaaattgcactttcaATTTTCCAagttttaaaacattttttatcacattaaaaatgttttaaaacatttttacaaatgaaattttttttttgtaataattttttcaataaaaaaatttttttttcaattttcagatgtcggctcttaattaattgattttttttctttgaaattttttaattttttatttttaacactgAAATCAGctgacatctgaaaattttccagATTATTcactgtaataaaaaaaatattaaaaataaatttgcacttataactttttgtaaatttctaagtttagaatttcttattatatttttctaatactactttaatttttattaaaatcaaataaatcattaaatccGTCAACTTGAATATAATTACTGAAGTTCATTTAAATTACGCGGACTGTCGCTGTAAGCGCTTTCTTAACTCaactgataataaaaaaatttaaaacagaGGTCGCTGTTTAGAACCCAGAAAAAAAACAACGTATTTTGCTCTGTAAGTAATTCTAGTCCGTCTCTGGTCTAAAAAATTACGCACTGCGAATAAAAAACCAGAAaggtgaaaataaaataattacaactgATCACGTAACTTATAAAAACACCAAAATGTTGGGGTTGGAAAtgaaaagtttgaaaaaaaacccAGCGGTAAGTTAatctccatttttttttcctagccaacaatttttatctaactctcattaataattaaaattatttaaacatcactttattttatttattttttacttagcTTTTGCCGCTGTTTGCTTGTGTGATAGTCGGAGGATTTATGTCATCCGCATACTTGCTCCGTCTGGCAACAAAAAACCCTGATGTTACATGGAGCAGAACTAAAAACCCTGAGCCATGGCAGGAGTACAAAACTAAACAATACAaggtatttaattaatttaattcacgTCAAATTAGTAACAATATATCAACAATGACagcaagaataaaatttttttttttttttcagtttatttCGAAAATCGATCACTCTAAATCTCCAGTTCCAGACTactaattagttaattaattgattaattaaattaataaataggtTATTCGAGCATGTCGTATCATAAATGTTTTggaaaattgtatttattaaaaacatcaatcgGAATATTAAATGATACAGATGctgtgtaaaaataaaatgttttaaatatagtaattttttgcctcatattttttaatcattgtttttatttattgatcgttaatttttattattaaaataaaaatgtttggtTATTTGACCTCTTTTAactatgaataattaattattttaactttgatCATTATTGGAGAGTATAAGGTCCAAGATACTCTATAATCTGGTCATTATATAAGAAACTCCATATGTTATAAGTCAGTCATTTTTAAgtgcgaaaaaattttttattttttctaaattaatatttattttttatattgattttatttaaatttagaatacttaaaaataaaaagtattttattttatgaaaattaaattagccgacatctaaaaatttttagaattattttttattgaaaaaatcaaaaagaaaatttcatttgtaaaaaacttgaaaatttggaagtgacatttgtaaaaaatatttttttgttctaattttttcaataaaaaaatatcaaaaaattaaaaacctcggctaattttattattatttttatttttatgctgACATATCAGCtgacatctgacaatttttataaaaaataaattatttaaaaaaaatttgttttacaaatttaatgtaacaataatttaattattaaaatctaaaacttGTCAGATTTCTGTCAAtttcacaataatttattttgaggtTATATTGAacaagtaatttaatttaattgttggaaataaaaaatgggaTCAAACTGGGAAGAATTTTACGCGAATCTTCCAAAGCCGAAAGATTTAGACCACAGTATAAAattgttggaaaaattttctgaacgAGCTCACAATGCTAAAGGAATTGTTTTAGTGACGGTAAGTTTAATACTGTGTGATAAtcacataataaaattcaataaatgaataaataatagtttaaaaaaagtaaaaacacgctttttatagaaaaccaaactaaaaaatagaaaataaatttaaattaagaatagtgttaaaaatttcaataaatataaattaataatagtgtaaataaaaaaaatgtattttattttaaaaaaagcgtgaggtgcatggtgtcaatagttataaatattttattgacagatatgaatagagtgattatcattttgataatatcttaaaaagcaccccacgctttttttaaaataaaatacatttttatttacactattattaatttatatttattgaaatttttaacactattcttaatttaaatttattttctattttttagtttggttttctataaaaagggtgtttttactttttttaaactattatttatttttacttttagtttggtttatttataaaagcgtgattttttactttttttaaactattatttgttgattatcaaaaatattcaggcgcgcaaattacccacggagagttacatactgacatactgacatactgacatacaagtgaagctaataaaaaaaataattatttataaatattataaatacggggaatcagagttcgatttcggagagcgagcctgagaaacggctaccagaaccaaggaaggccgcaggcgcgcagattacccacggagagttactgacgGGTTGCAGTCAACTAGTCAGATTGACAACATtccgaattaataaattactagaacttagaaagtaaatattaaatgtaatttaaaataattaattttacaaattttaaaatttcgaaaaatatagtcttaaataaagaaaaaactaaagctatattaatagaatctttcaaagttacaaagtctcaataaattaaaaaacataacaacGAAAATTTGTACGCCAAAATGAATGAACAGACGAACACTCATTTagccgaaaaatgtaaataattttatatttagattagaaattttttttaattaattttaaattaattcatttttttaaattaattttattttaatttacaagcatgtataTAAAACACTCAAATTTCATGC
This genomic interval from Cotesia glomerata isolate CgM1 linkage group LG1, MPM_Cglom_v2.3, whole genome shotgun sequence contains the following:
- the LOC123260602 gene encoding cytochrome c oxidase subunit NDUFA4; translated protein: MLGLEMKSLKKNPALLPLFACVIVGGFMSSAYLLRLATKNPDVTWSRTKNPEPWQEYKTKQYKFISKIDHSKSPVPDY